The following are encoded together in the Citrobacter arsenatis genome:
- the adhE gene encoding bifunctional acetaldehyde-CoA/alcohol dehydrogenase, with the protein MAVTNVAELNALVERVKKAQREYASFTQEQVDKIFRAAALAAADARIPLAKMAVAESGMGIVEDKVIKNHFASEYIYNAYKDEKTCGVLSEDDTFGTITIAEPIGIICGIVPTTNPTSTAIFKSLISLKTRNAIIFSPHPRAKDATNKAADIVLQAAIAAGAPKDLIGWIDQPSVELSNALMHHPDINLILATGGPGMVKAAYSSGKPAIGVGAGNTPVVIDETADIKRAVASVLMSKTFDNGVICASEQSVVVVDSVYDAVRERFATHGGYMLQGKELKAVQDIILKNGALNAAIVGQPAYKIAELAGFSVPETTKILIGEVKVVDESEPFAHEKLSPTLAMYRAKDFEDAVIKAEKLVAMGGIGHTSCLYTDQDNQPERVAYFGQMMKTARILINTPASQGGIGDLYNFKLAPSLTLGCGSWGGNSISENVGPKHLINKKTVAKRAENMLWHKLPKSIYFRRGSLPIALDEVITDGHKRALIVTDRFLFNNGYADQITSVLKAAGVETEVFFEVEADPTLSVVRKGAELANSFKPDVIIALGGGSPMDAAKIMWVMYEHPETHFEELALRFMDIRKRIYKFPKMGVKAKMVAVTTTSGTGSEVTPFAVVTDDATGQKYPLADYALTPDMAIVDANLVMEMPKSLCAFGGLDAVTHALEAYVSVLASEFSDGQALQALKLLKENLPASYHEGSKNPVARERVHSAATIAGIAFANAFLGVCHSMAHKLGSQFHIPHGLANALLISNVIRYNANDNPTKQTAFSQYDRPQARRRYAEIADHLGLSAPGDRTAAKIQKLLGWLEEIKAELGIPKSIREAGVQEADFLAHVDKLSEDAFDDQCTGANPRYPLIAELKQILLDTYYGREYSEGQTTAKTETVAAPKAEKKAKKSA; encoded by the coding sequence ATGGCTGTTACTAATGTCGCTGAACTTAACGCACTTGTAGAGCGCGTAAAAAAAGCCCAGCGTGAATATGCCAGTTTCACTCAAGAACAGGTTGACAAAATCTTCCGTGCCGCCGCTCTGGCTGCCGCAGACGCTCGAATCCCTCTCGCGAAAATGGCCGTTGCCGAATCCGGCATGGGCATCGTCGAAGATAAAGTGATTAAAAACCACTTCGCCTCCGAATATATTTATAACGCATATAAAGATGAAAAAACCTGTGGTGTGCTGTCTGAAGACGACACTTTCGGTACCATCACCATTGCTGAACCTATTGGTATCATCTGCGGTATCGTTCCTACCACTAACCCGACTTCTACTGCAATCTTCAAATCACTGATCAGCCTGAAGACGCGTAACGCCATCATCTTCTCTCCGCATCCGCGTGCTAAAGATGCAACTAACAAAGCAGCTGATATCGTGCTGCAGGCAGCTATCGCCGCTGGTGCACCGAAAGATCTGATCGGCTGGATCGATCAACCTTCCGTAGAACTGTCTAACGCGCTGATGCACCACCCTGACATCAACCTGATCCTTGCGACCGGTGGTCCAGGCATGGTTAAAGCAGCATACAGCTCCGGTAAACCAGCAATCGGCGTAGGTGCAGGTAACACTCCGGTTGTTATCGATGAAACCGCTGATATCAAACGTGCTGTTGCATCCGTTCTGATGTCTAAAACCTTCGATAACGGCGTAATCTGTGCTTCTGAACAGTCCGTTGTTGTTGTTGATTCTGTATACGATGCAGTACGTGAGCGTTTCGCGACTCACGGCGGCTACATGCTGCAAGGTAAAGAGCTGAAAGCCGTTCAGGACATTATCCTGAAAAATGGCGCGCTGAACGCAGCTATCGTTGGTCAACCGGCATACAAAATTGCTGAACTGGCAGGCTTCTCTGTACCAGAAACCACTAAGATTCTGATCGGTGAAGTGAAGGTTGTTGACGAAAGCGAACCGTTTGCTCACGAAAAACTGTCTCCGACGCTGGCAATGTATCGTGCTAAAGACTTCGAAGATGCAGTCATTAAAGCAGAAAAACTGGTTGCGATGGGCGGTATCGGTCATACCTCTTGCCTGTACACCGACCAGGACAACCAGCCAGAACGCGTTGCTTACTTCGGTCAGATGATGAAAACTGCGCGTATCCTGATCAACACCCCTGCATCTCAGGGTGGTATCGGTGACCTCTACAACTTCAAACTCGCACCTTCCCTGACTCTGGGTTGTGGTTCCTGGGGTGGTAACTCCATCTCTGAAAACGTTGGTCCTAAGCACCTGATCAACAAGAAAACCGTTGCTAAGCGAGCTGAAAACATGTTGTGGCACAAACTTCCGAAATCTATCTACTTCCGTCGAGGCTCTCTGCCAATCGCGCTGGATGAAGTGATTACCGATGGTCACAAACGTGCGCTGATCGTGACCGACCGCTTCCTGTTTAACAACGGCTACGCTGACCAGATCACTTCTGTTCTGAAAGCTGCTGGCGTTGAAACCGAAGTGTTCTTTGAAGTTGAAGCTGACCCAACTCTGAGCGTTGTACGTAAAGGTGCTGAGCTGGCTAACTCCTTCAAACCAGACGTGATCATCGCGCTGGGTGGTGGTTCCCCGATGGACGCCGCGAAAATCATGTGGGTTATGTACGAGCACCCAGAAACCCACTTCGAAGAACTGGCGCTACGCTTTATGGACATCCGTAAACGTATCTACAAATTCCCGAAAATGGGCGTGAAAGCGAAGATGGTTGCCGTCACCACCACTTCCGGTACCGGCTCTGAAGTAACTCCGTTTGCGGTTGTTACTGACGATGCAACAGGGCAGAAATACCCGCTGGCTGACTATGCGCTGACTCCAGATATGGCTATCGTTGATGCGAACCTGGTGATGGAGATGCCTAAGTCACTGTGTGCGTTCGGTGGTCTCGATGCCGTTACTCACGCTCTGGAAGCTTACGTATCCGTACTGGCTTCTGAGTTCTCTGACGGTCAGGCTCTGCAAGCGCTGAAACTGCTGAAAGAAAACCTGCCAGCGTCCTACCATGAAGGTTCTAAGAACCCGGTAGCGCGTGAGCGTGTACATAGTGCAGCAACCATCGCCGGTATCGCGTTTGCTAACGCCTTCCTGGGTGTATGTCACTCAATGGCGCATAAGCTGGGTTCTCAGTTCCACATTCCTCACGGTCTGGCGAACGCCCTGCTGATCAGCAACGTTATTCGTTATAACGCGAACGACAACCCGACTAAGCAGACTGCATTCAGCCAGTACGACCGTCCGCAGGCTCGTCGTCGCTACGCTGAAATCGCAGACCATCTGGGTCTGAGCGCACCGGGCGACCGTACTGCTGCGAAAATCCAGAAACTGCTGGGCTGGCTGGAAGAAATCAAAGCTGAACTGGGTATTCCTAAGTCTATCCGTGAAGCTGGCGTTCAGGAAGCTGACTTCCTGGCACACGTGGACAAACTGTCTGAAGATGCGTTTGACGACCAGTGTACTGGTGCTAACCCGCGTTATCCGCTGATTGCTGAACTGAAACAGATCCTGCTGGATACCTACTACGGCCGCGAATACAGCGAAGGTCAAACTACTGCGAAGACTGAAACAGTAGCAGCACCGAAAGCTGAGAAGAAAGCGAAAAAATCCGCTTAA
- the tdk gene encoding thymidine kinase encodes MAQLYFYYSAMNAGKSTALLQSSYNYQERGMRAVVYTAEIDDRFGAGKVSSRIGLSSPAKLFNQNSSLFEEIRAENEQQRIHCVLVDESQFLTRQQVYELSEVVDRLDIPVLCYGLRTDFRGELFGGSEYLLAWSDKLVELKTICFCGRKASMVLRLDQAGRPYNEGEQVVIGGNERYVSVCRKHYKQAQSEGSLTAIQERHSHD; translated from the coding sequence ATGGCACAGCTATATTTTTACTATTCTGCAATGAATGCCGGTAAGTCGACTGCATTGCTGCAATCTTCGTACAATTATCAGGAACGCGGGATGCGTGCCGTTGTATATACAGCGGAAATTGATGACCGTTTCGGCGCTGGAAAAGTAAGTTCACGTATAGGTCTGTCGTCACCTGCAAAATTGTTTAACCAAAATTCATCATTGTTCGAAGAGATTCGCGCTGAGAACGAACAGCAAAGAATTCACTGTGTACTGGTTGATGAGTCTCAGTTTCTGACTCGACAGCAGGTTTATGAATTATCTGAAGTTGTCGATCGGCTGGATATTCCCGTGTTGTGCTATGGCTTGCGTACTGATTTTCGTGGGGAGTTATTTGGCGGCAGTGAATACCTACTTGCATGGTCAGATAAACTGGTTGAATTAAAAACCATTTGTTTTTGTGGGCGTAAGGCCAGCATGGTGTTACGTCTTGATCAGGCAGGAAGACCCTATAACGAGGGCGAGCAGGTTGTTATTGGCGGGAATGAGCGCTATGTCTCGGTATGTCGTAAGCATTATAAACAAGCGCAGTCTGAAGGCTCTCTGACCGCGATACAAGAACGACACAGTCACGACTAA
- the hns gene encoding histone-like nucleoid-structuring protein H-NS, whose translation MSEALKILNNIRTLRAQARECTLETLEEMLEKLEVVVSERREEESAAAAEVEERTRKLQQYREMLIADGIDPNELLNSMAAVKSGTKAKRAARPAKYSYVDENGETKTWTGQGRTPAVIKKAMEEQGKQLDDFLIKE comes from the coding sequence ATGAGCGAAGCACTTAAAATTCTGAACAACATCCGTACTCTTCGTGCGCAGGCAAGAGAATGCACTCTGGAAACGCTTGAAGAAATGCTGGAAAAATTAGAAGTTGTAGTTAGCGAGCGCCGTGAAGAAGAAAGCGCTGCCGCTGCTGAAGTTGAAGAACGTACTCGTAAACTGCAACAATATCGTGAAATGCTGATCGCTGATGGCATTGACCCTAACGAACTGCTGAATAGCATGGCTGCTGTTAAATCTGGCACCAAAGCTAAACGCGCTGCGCGTCCAGCTAAATATAGCTATGTTGACGAAAACGGTGAAACTAAAACCTGGACTGGCCAGGGTCGTACACCGGCTGTGATCAAAAAAGCGATGGAAGAACAAGGTAAACAACTGGACGATTTCCTGATCAAGGAATAA
- the galU gene encoding UTP--glucose-1-phosphate uridylyltransferase GalU: MAALNSKVKKAVIPVAGLGTRMLPATKAIPKEMLPLVDKPLIQYVVNECIAAGITEIVLVTHSSKNSIENHFDTSFELEAMLEKRVKRQLLEEVQSICPPHVTIMQVRQGLAKGLGHAVLCAHPVVGNEPVAVILPDVILDEYESDLSRDNLAEMIHRFDETGSSQIMVEPVEDVTAYGVVDCKGVELAPGESVPMVGVVEKPKANVAPSNLAVVGRYVLSADIWPLLAKTPPGAGDEIQLTDAIDMLIEKETVEAYHMKGKSHDCGNKLGYMQAFVEYGIRHNTLGAEFKAWLEDEMGIKK, from the coding sequence ATGGCTGCCCTTAATTCAAAAGTCAAAAAGGCCGTTATCCCGGTAGCGGGATTAGGAACCAGGATGTTACCGGCTACGAAAGCAATCCCGAAAGAGATGCTACCGTTGGTTGATAAGCCATTAATTCAGTACGTCGTAAACGAATGTATTGCTGCGGGCATCACTGAAATTGTACTCGTAACTCACTCGTCTAAAAATTCTATTGAAAACCACTTCGATACCAGCTTTGAACTTGAAGCTATGCTGGAAAAACGTGTAAAACGCCAGTTGCTGGAAGAGGTGCAGTCTATTTGTCCGCCGCATGTCACTATTATGCAGGTGCGTCAGGGGTTGGCTAAAGGCCTGGGTCACGCGGTATTGTGCGCGCATCCGGTCGTTGGCAATGAACCGGTTGCGGTTATCCTGCCAGACGTAATTCTTGACGAATACGAATCTGATTTATCACGCGACAACCTTGCCGAAATGATTCATCGCTTTGATGAAACAGGCAGTAGCCAGATAATGGTTGAACCGGTAGAAGATGTCACCGCTTATGGTGTTGTTGATTGTAAAGGCGTTGAATTAGCACCAGGCGAAAGCGTACCGATGGTTGGCGTTGTTGAAAAGCCGAAAGCGAATGTTGCGCCATCTAATCTGGCCGTTGTTGGTCGTTACGTTCTGAGTGCGGATATCTGGCCACTGCTGGCAAAAACCCCTCCGGGAGCGGGTGATGAAATTCAGCTGACCGATGCTATCGATATGCTGATTGAAAAAGAAACGGTTGAAGCTTATCACATGAAGGGTAAAAGCCATGACTGTGGTAATAAGCTGGGCTATATGCAGGCGTTTGTAGAATATGGCATTCGCCATAATACGCTTGGTGCTGAATTTAAAGCCTGGCTGGAAGACGAGATGGGTATTAAGAAGTAA
- the rssB gene encoding two-component system response regulator RssB, with the protein MTQPLVGKQILIVEDEPVFRSLMDSWFSSLGATTAVAGDGLEALELLGHFNPDLMICDLAMPRMNGLKLVEYLRNRGDQTPILVISATENMSDIAKALRLGVDDVLLKPVKDLNRLRETVLACLYPNMFNSRVEEEERLFRDWDAMVGDPAAAAKLLQELQPPVSQVISQCRINYRQLVAADQPGLVLDIAPLSDHDLAFYCLDVTRAGDNGVLAALLLRALFNGLLQEQLAHQNQRLPELGALLKQVNHLLRQANLPGQFPLLVGYYHSGLKNLILVSAGLNATLNTGSHQVQISNGVPLGTLGNTYLNQLSQRCESWQCQIWGAGGRLRLMLSAE; encoded by the coding sequence ATGACGCAGCCATTGGTCGGAAAACAGATTCTTATCGTCGAGGATGAGCCGGTATTTCGCTCACTCATGGACTCATGGTTTTCCTCTTTGGGAGCGACAACGGCGGTAGCTGGCGATGGGCTTGAAGCACTGGAGTTACTCGGACACTTTAACCCTGACTTGATGATCTGTGATTTGGCTATGCCAAGAATGAACGGCCTCAAACTGGTGGAGTATTTGCGCAATCGTGGCGATCAGACTCCAATACTGGTGATCTCCGCAACGGAAAACATGTCCGACATAGCCAAAGCGCTGCGATTAGGCGTGGATGATGTGTTGCTGAAGCCTGTTAAGGACCTTAACCGCCTGCGAGAAACGGTCTTGGCGTGTCTGTATCCCAATATGTTTAATTCACGCGTGGAAGAAGAAGAGCGGCTATTTCGAGACTGGGATGCGATGGTCGGCGATCCTGCAGCAGCGGCAAAGCTCCTGCAGGAATTACAGCCTCCGGTGTCTCAAGTGATTTCGCAATGTCGTATAAACTATCGCCAGTTGGTGGCCGCCGATCAGCCGGGGCTGGTGTTGGATATTGCGCCGTTGTCGGACCATGATCTTGCCTTTTATTGTCTGGATGTGACGCGGGCAGGGGATAATGGCGTCCTGGCGGCGTTATTACTGCGAGCACTATTTAATGGTTTGCTGCAGGAACAGCTGGCACATCAAAATCAACGATTACCGGAGTTAGGTGCGTTATTGAAGCAGGTAAACCATTTGCTGCGCCAGGCTAATTTACCGGGACAGTTTCCCTTGCTGGTGGGCTATTACCACAGCGGATTAAAAAACCTGATTTTGGTATCAGCAGGGCTAAATGCGACATTAAATACGGGTTCCCACCAGGTACAAATCAGTAATGGCGTTCCGCTGGGCACCTTAGGTAATACGTATCTTAATCAACTAAGCCAACGTTGTGAGTCCTGGCAATGTCAAATTTGGGGGGCAGGTGGTCGTCTGCGCCTGATGTTGTCTGCGGAATGA
- the rssA gene encoding patatin-like phospholipase RssA: MRKIKIGLALGSGAARGWSHIGVIKALKHMGIDVDIVAGCSIGSLVGAAYACNKLPALEQWVCSFSYWDVLRLMDLSWRRGGLLRGERVFNQYRNVMPVESIEQCTRRFATVATNLSTGRELWFTEGDLHLAVRASCSIPGLMSPVAHNGYWLVDGAVVNPVPVSLTRALGADIVIAVDLQHDAHLMQQDLLSFNVSSDSESSDDADELSWHARLKERLSNITARRAITAPTAMEIMTTSIQVLENRLKRNRMAGDPPDILIQPFCPQISTLDFHRASAAIAAGQLAVEKKMDELLPLVKTNV; encoded by the coding sequence ATGAGAAAAATAAAAATAGGGCTGGCGCTCGGTTCCGGCGCAGCACGAGGTTGGTCGCATATTGGCGTTATTAAAGCCCTAAAACATATGGGGATTGATGTCGATATCGTTGCAGGGTGCTCCATTGGTTCGCTGGTTGGCGCAGCCTATGCCTGCAATAAGTTACCTGCTCTCGAACAGTGGGTTTGTTCTTTCAGCTATTGGGACGTCTTACGTCTGATGGATCTCTCGTGGCGCAGGGGCGGTTTACTGCGCGGTGAACGGGTATTCAATCAGTACCGTAATGTCATGCCGGTAGAATCAATTGAGCAATGCACACGCCGTTTCGCAACCGTGGCGACTAATCTGAGCACGGGGCGGGAGCTGTGGTTCACCGAAGGTGATTTGCATCTGGCTGTCCGGGCCTCCTGTAGTATTCCTGGTCTGATGTCTCCCGTGGCGCATAATGGTTATTGGCTGGTGGATGGTGCGGTGGTGAATCCTGTCCCCGTCTCGCTGACGCGTGCATTGGGTGCCGATATTGTTATAGCCGTCGATCTGCAACACGATGCGCATCTCATGCAGCAAGACTTACTCTCCTTCAACGTCAGCAGCGATAGCGAGTCGAGTGATGATGCTGACGAGCTTTCATGGCATGCCCGCCTGAAAGAGCGCTTGAGCAACATTACGGCCCGGCGTGCGATAACCGCACCGACGGCGATGGAGATCATGACGACGTCTATCCAGGTACTGGAAAACCGTCTAAAACGTAACCGCATGGCCGGTGACCCACCAGATATTCTGATTCAGCCGTTTTGTCCGCAAATATCCACGCTGGATTTCCACCGCGCCAGTGCAGCAATTGCTGCCGGACAACTGGCGGTCGAGAAGAAAATGGATGAGCTTCTACCCTTGGTGAAAACCAACGTCTAA
- a CDS encoding YchJ family protein produces MSQLCPCGSAVEYSLCCYRYVSGAQVAPTPSHLMRSRYCAFVMKDADYLIRTWHSACHAAAFRDDIVAGFSHTEWLGLTVFEQETADSENVGYVSFVARFTEQGKTGAIIERSRFLKENGQWYYIDGTRPQIGRNDTCPCGSGKKFKKCCG; encoded by the coding sequence GTGTCTCAGCTTTGTCCCTGTGGTAGCGCTGTCGAGTATAGCCTATGTTGCTACCGTTATGTGTCCGGCGCGCAAGTAGCACCTACGCCGTCACACCTCATGCGTTCTCGGTACTGTGCTTTTGTGATGAAAGACGCAGATTACCTTATCAGAACCTGGCATTCCGCCTGTCATGCTGCCGCGTTTCGCGACGACATTGTCGCAGGATTTAGTCACACCGAATGGCTCGGACTGACCGTTTTTGAACAAGAAACAGCAGACTCAGAAAATGTCGGCTATGTCAGCTTTGTTGCGCGATTTACTGAACAAGGCAAAACAGGCGCAATTATCGAGCGCTCTCGTTTTTTAAAAGAAAACGGTCAGTGGTACTATATAGACGGTACACGCCCTCAAATTGGACGAAACGATACCTGCCCTTGTGGCTCCGGTAAAAAATTTAAAAAGTGCTGCGGCTAA
- the purU gene encoding formyltetrahydrofolate deformylase, protein MHSLQRKVLRTICPDQKGLIARITNICYKHELNIVQNNEFVDHRTGRFFMRTELEGIFNDVTLLADLDSALPEGSIRELTPAGRRRIVILVTKEAHCLGDLLMKANYGGLDVEIAAVIGNHETLRPLVERFDIPFELVSHEGLTRDEHDQNMADAIDAHQPDYVVLAKYMRVLTPTFVSRFPNKIINIHHSFLPAFIGARPYHQAYERGVKIIGATAHYVNDNLDEGPIIMQDVIHVDHTYTAEDMMRAGRDVEKNVLSRALYQVLAQRVFVYGNRTIIL, encoded by the coding sequence ATGCATTCATTACAACGAAAAGTACTGCGCACTATTTGCCCGGACCAAAAAGGTCTGATCGCGCGCATTACAAATATCTGTTACAAGCATGAACTGAACATCGTGCAAAACAATGAGTTCGTGGACCACCGTACCGGGCGCTTTTTTATGCGTACCGAGCTGGAAGGTATTTTTAACGACGTCACGCTACTTGCCGATCTGGACAGCGCCTTACCAGAAGGCTCAATCCGCGAATTAACGCCTGCAGGACGCCGTCGTATTGTCATTTTGGTCACCAAGGAAGCACATTGCCTGGGCGATCTGTTAATGAAAGCCAATTATGGTGGACTGGATGTTGAAATTGCCGCTGTGATCGGCAACCACGAGACGCTGCGTCCCTTAGTTGAGCGGTTCGATATTCCGTTTGAGCTGGTCAGCCACGAAGGTTTAACACGTGACGAGCATGACCAGAACATGGCCGACGCTATCGACGCGCATCAACCGGACTATGTCGTGCTGGCCAAATACATGCGCGTTCTGACACCAACTTTTGTTTCACGCTTCCCGAATAAGATTATCAATATCCATCATTCATTCCTGCCAGCGTTTATTGGTGCCCGCCCGTACCACCAGGCTTATGAACGCGGCGTGAAGATCATCGGTGCGACAGCCCACTACGTGAATGACAACCTCGATGAAGGCCCAATCATTATGCAGGACGTGATTCATGTGGATCACACCTACACCGCAGAAGATATGATGCGTGCTGGTCGCGACGTCGAGAAAAACGTATTAAGCCGCGCGCTGTATCAAGTTCTGGCTCAACGCGTCTTTGTTTACGGTAACCGAACGATTATTCTGTAA
- the narI gene encoding respiratory nitrate reductase subunit gamma: MHFLNTFFFDIYPYIAGSVFLIGSWLRYDYGQYTWRAASSQMLDRKGMNLASNLFHIGILGIFAGHFLGMLTPHWMYEAWLPLEVKQKMAMFAGGASGLMCLIGGVLLLKRRLFSPRVRATTTGADILILSLLVIQCALGLLTIPFSAQHMDGSEMMKLVNWAQTVVTFHGGASQYLDGVAFIFRMHLVLGMTLFLLFPFSRLVHIWSVPVEYLTRKYQIVRARH; the protein is encoded by the coding sequence ATGCACTTCCTGAATACGTTCTTCTTTGACATCTATCCGTACATTGCGGGTTCTGTCTTTCTGATCGGCAGTTGGCTGCGTTATGACTACGGGCAATATACCTGGCGTGCGGCTTCCAGTCAGATGCTGGATCGCAAAGGGATGAACCTGGCGTCAAACCTGTTCCATATTGGGATTCTGGGGATTTTTGCCGGGCATTTCCTTGGCATGTTGACGCCGCACTGGATGTACGAAGCGTGGCTGCCGCTTGAAGTGAAACAAAAGATGGCAATGTTCGCGGGCGGTGCCAGTGGCTTGATGTGTCTGATTGGTGGCGTACTGCTGCTGAAACGTCGTCTGTTCAGCCCACGCGTGCGGGCCACCACCACTGGAGCAGATATTCTGATTCTCTCGCTGCTGGTGATCCAGTGCGCGTTGGGCCTGCTGACCATTCCGTTCTCCGCCCAGCATATGGATGGTAGCGAGATGATGAAGCTGGTGAACTGGGCGCAGACAGTAGTGACCTTCCACGGCGGAGCGTCTCAATACCTGGATGGCGTTGCATTTATTTTCCGTATGCACCTGGTGTTGGGTATGACGCTGTTCCTGTTGTTCCCGTTCTCGCGTCTGGTACACATCTGGAGCGTTCCGGTCGAATATCTGACACGCAAATACCAGATTGTTCGTGCGCGTCACTAA
- the narJ gene encoding nitrate reductase molybdenum cofactor assembly chaperone has product MIELVIVSRLLEYPDAALWQHQQELFDALASSENLDKEDAQTLGVFLRDLTAQDMLDVQAAYSELFDRGRATSLLLFEHVHGESRDRGQAMVDLMAQYEQHGLQLDSRELPDHLPLYLEYLAQLPKSEALGGLQDIAPILALLSARLQQRESRYAVLFDLLLKLANTVIDSDKVAEKIADEARDDTPQALDAVWEEEQVKFFADQGCGESEISAHQRRFAGAVAPQYLNITTGGQQ; this is encoded by the coding sequence ATGATTGAACTCGTCATTGTTTCGCGTCTGCTCGAGTACCCGGATGCTGCCCTGTGGCAGCATCAGCAGGAACTTTTCGATGCACTCGCGTCATCTGAGAACCTGGATAAAGAAGATGCCCAGACCCTGGGCGTTTTCCTGCGCGATCTGACCGCGCAGGACATGCTGGATGTACAGGCTGCCTACAGCGAGCTTTTTGACCGGGGTCGTGCTACCTCACTGCTGCTGTTTGAACACGTTCACGGTGAGTCTCGCGACCGCGGTCAGGCGATGGTTGACCTGATGGCGCAGTATGAGCAGCACGGTTTACAGCTCGACAGCCGCGAACTTCCCGATCATCTGCCGCTGTATCTGGAATATCTTGCACAACTGCCGAAAAGCGAAGCGCTAGGTGGTTTGCAGGATATCGCGCCGATTCTGGCTTTGCTCAGCGCTCGTTTGCAACAGCGTGAAAGCCGTTATGCAGTGCTGTTTGATCTGCTGTTAAAACTGGCGAATACCGTTATTGACAGCGACAAAGTGGCTGAAAAAATTGCGGATGAAGCGCGTGACGATACCCCACAAGCGCTGGATGCGGTCTGGGAAGAAGAGCAAGTGAAATTCTTCGCCGATCAGGGGTGTGGCGAGTCGGAAATCTCCGCTCACCAGCGTCGTTTTGCCGGGGCCGTTGCGCCGCAGTATCTGAATATCACCACCGGAGGACAGCAATAA